The Micavibrio sp. TMED2 genome includes a window with the following:
- a CDS encoding ribokinase codes for MIPAILAQLGIPLLIKLVGEGLRKLDNPIADGAADALSQVDDAITAGKITPERVAEANRHTERMAQIAADEYRTTIAEVNASLRTEVASGDAYVRRMRPTFGYVMALTWAGQMGAIAYVIVTDPGKAGAVIAAMASLGTIWTVGLSVLGIYVYKRSQEKQTLVSDSTGFATGTDLLNRLFRADSAPIPGRKPGS; via the coding sequence ATGATCCCGGCAATACTGGCGCAACTCGGCATTCCCCTGCTCATCAAGCTCGTGGGTGAGGGCTTGCGCAAACTCGATAACCCGATAGCTGACGGGGCCGCCGATGCCCTGTCACAGGTGGATGACGCGATCACCGCTGGCAAGATCACGCCCGAACGGGTGGCCGAGGCCAACCGCCATACCGAGCGCATGGCGCAGATTGCAGCGGATGAATACCGCACCACCATCGCCGAGGTGAATGCCAGCCTGCGGACCGAGGTTGCCTCTGGTGATGCCTATGTTCGCCGTATGCGGCCAACCTTTGGCTATGTGATGGCGCTGACATGGGCCGGGCAGATGGGCGCGATCGCCTATGTCATCGTCACCGATCCGGGCAAGGCCGGTGCGGTAATCGCCGCCATGGCGTCACTGGGCACGATCTGGACGGTCGGCCTCTCGGTGCTTGGCATCTATGTCTATAAACGTAGTCAGGAAAAGCAGACGCTGGTTAGCGACAGCACGGGTTTTGCCACCGGCACCGACCTGCTCAACCGCCTGTTCCGCGCCGACAGCGCGCCGATACCGGGGCGCAAACCCGGCTCCTGA
- a CDS encoding hydrolase — protein MITKPRLVPVDGAASPPETADVAPASDVHVSHAVDTLARTLWGEARGEGRLGMAAVAAVIMNRVAVARQHGNRFWWGHDVTSVCRKPWQFSCWNEDDPNRAKLAAVTADDPAFDTALQIARQAVNGMLRDLTAPPDALGATHYHAQGITPGWAVGQRPIAAIGRHLFYRLAA, from the coding sequence ATGATTACCAAACCAAGACTGGTGCCCGTTGATGGTGCCGCATCCCCTCCCGAAACCGCTGATGTCGCGCCTGCATCGGATGTTCATGTCAGCCACGCGGTCGATACCCTTGCGCGCACTCTCTGGGGGGAGGCGCGGGGCGAGGGCAGGCTCGGCATGGCGGCGGTGGCAGCGGTGATCATGAACCGCGTGGCGGTGGCCCGGCAGCATGGCAACCGTTTCTGGTGGGGCCATGATGTCACCAGCGTCTGTCGCAAGCCGTGGCAGTTCTCCTGTTGGAACGAGGATGATCCGAACCGGGCGAAACTGGCGGCGGTGACCGCGGATGATCCGGCCTTCGATACGGCGCTGCAGATTGCCCGGCAGGCGGTGAACGGCATGCTGCGCGATCTGACCGCACCACCCGATGCGCTCGGCGCCACCCATTACCACGCGCAGGGCATCACGCCGGGCTGGGCGGTTGGTCAGCGCCCGATAGCCGCCATCGGTCGGCACCTGTTCTACCGGCTTGCGGCGTAG